The Oncorhynchus gorbuscha isolate QuinsamMale2020 ecotype Even-year linkage group LG06, OgorEven_v1.0, whole genome shotgun sequence sequence TAAAGAAAATTATAATTTGTTTGAGATTGAAGTCAGTCAGGAAGAGAacatggagaaagagaaagatgatACTCATGTGGCTGGTGTCAGTAAAGAACCGAAGATGGAAAATGAGCAAGAGAAAGAAGATACTAGTGATTTCGAAGACGTCAAAGATGAGAAAGATAGAGATGAATGTTATGAAGCTGAACCCATCAAAGGAGAGGAAAGCGAGGAAGATAGAGATGAACGTTATGAAGCTGAACCAATCAGAGAGGAAAGTGAGGAAGATAGAGATGAACGTTATGAAGCTGAACCAATCAGAGAGGAAAGCGAGAAAGATAGAGATGAACGTTATGAAGCTGAACCAATCAGAGAGGAAAGCGAGGAAGATAGAGATGAACGTTATGAAGCTGAACCAATCAGAGAGGAAAGCGAGAAAGATAGAGATGAACGTTATGAAGCTGAACCCATCAAAGGAGAGGAAAGCGAGGAAGATAGAGATGAACGTTATGAAGCTGAACCAATCAGAGAGGAAAGCGAGGAAGATAGAGATGAACGTTATGAAGCTGAACCAatcagagaggaaagagaggaagatagagatgAACGTTATGAAGCTGAACCCatcaaaggagaggaaagagcaaAAGAAAATGAAACAGCTGACAAAGTCAAAGATGAGAAGAGCAAGGAAGAGACAGAAAAATATGATTCTCATGAGATTGAACCTgcgaaagaggaggaagaggagatgcaAGAGAAAGATCTACGAGAGGCCTTACAGCGCACCACACAGACAAGAACGGTAGAGAAACTAGAGGTGACGTCTGCGACAAAGCTTGAGTCTACATTTCAGGTTCAGTACtcagatggagatgaggaggaggaagaggaagatgaatcCATTTGTATGACTGGTGCAGGCTCAAGACCTTTATCAGTGGAACCTAGACAATCAGAGCACGACATCATGTCTCAACATCTACACTCAACTCAGCCATCAGAGAATGTGCTTAGTGACCAAACGAAGGACCGCCACTCTGAACAGACCACTGGGCTTGTGTCCTCATTACCGAAACGGGAGGCCTCTCCTGATAAAGACATCAAAGAGCAGCATAAAGAAGGACAACATAGACTCTCCCCTGAACTAGAAAAGGACACCAGGACAACTGAGACCACATCAGGACCCCATCTCAGCCAAGAGCCCACCATTGGTTTCCCTACCATGAAAGAGGATCCAGTCTCTGCTATCTCTACCACTAAAAAAGAACCAGTCTCAGACTCCATCACTACAGATAGCCAGGCTATAAGTTCAACACTATCAAGCACCGATAGCCAGGCTATAAGTTCAACACTATCAAGCGCTGACAGCCAAGCTGTAAGTTCCACTCTCTCAAGCACCGAGAGCCAGGCTGTAAGTTCCACTCTCTCAAGCACCGAGAGCCAGGCTGTAAGTTCCACTCTCTCAAGCACCGAGAGCCAGGCTGTAAGTTCCACTCTCTCAAGCACCGATAGCCAGGCTGTAAGTTCCACTCTCTCGAGCACCGATAGCCAGGCTGTAAGTTCCACTCTCTCGAGCACCGATAGCCAGGCTGTAAGTTCCACTCTCTCGAGCACCGATAGCCAGGCTGTAAGTTCCACTCTCTCGAGCACCGATAGCCAGGCTGTAAGTTCCACTCTCTCGAGCACCGATAGCCAGGCTGTAAGTTCCACTCTCTCGAGCACCGATAGCCAGGCTGTAAGTTCCACTCTCTCGAGCACCGAGAGCCAGGCTGTAAGTTCCACTCTCTCGAGCACCGATAGCCAGGCTGTAAGTTCCACTCTCTCGAGCACCGATAGCCAGGCTGTAAGTTCCACTCTCTCGAGCACCGATAGCCAGGCTGTAAGTTCCACTCTCTCGAGCACCGATAGCCAGGCTGTAAGTTCCACTCTCTCGAGCACCGAGAGCCAGGCTGTAAGTTCCACTCTCTCGAGCACCGAGAGCCAGGCTGTAAGTTCCACTCTCTCGAGCACCGAGAGCCAGGCTGTAAGTTCCACTCTCTCGAGCACCGAGAGCCAGGCTGTAAGTTCCACTCTCTCGAGCACCGATAGCCAGGCTGTAAGTTCCACTCTCTCGAGCACCAACAGCCAGGCTGTAAGTTCCACTCTCTCGAGCACCGATAGCCAGGATGGTGTGGAGGAATCCCCCCAGCATGAAACACTGCTGCCTTCTATTACAACAAGCAAAGAAGCATCTAATACGGATGAAAAGGCGAAGCATGTTTCtcaaaaaggagaggagaaaccaggCAAGGAAGCTGAGAGGGAATTGGAAACCGAGCGGGAAGTTGCTTCCCCGGGACACACAAAACCTTGTTCATATTTTCTCTTGGATAAAGATTCTGCAAAGTTTCCGGAGGAAGTGGGCCAAATTGATGCTACAAAAGCAGACAGTGCCTCTGAAAATGTGGAAGGTTTTGACAAAATGAGAACAGAGAAGGAGGCGATCGGTGTGGGCTTGCAAGAAGAAAATCAGGGCTTTGGCATGTCTAAGTATGAACCCTATGAAAAGCCCATTTCGAAAGAAGAGGCATCAGACAATAAAGAAGACAGTGAGGTTTCTAGAGAGTTTGATCAGTCAGCACATATTGGCGTTGATGATAACAGGAGAACTAGGCAGGCAGACGCTGGTGCAGCTGAATTCGACTCAGAGGACGAGGAAAAAGAGGAACCGCTGTCATTCAGTAGCGTTGATTACACTCCCCCACATttcacagagagcgagagaagcccCAGTTGTAGCCCAAGTGCCTTCCCTGAACACAATGACAAAGAGAAAGGTCAAGAAGAAGAGAGTGATAGGAAGGAGGGACATGCTACACCACACGTGGAAAACAGCTTTGCATATTCAGAGACTCAAGACAACAAAACCACCCCAGCAGAGCCATGCTCATTACCTTTCAATCTCAAAGAAGATAAACCTGAAAAAGTTGAGAAAGATGAAATGAAGGACGACGCCTGGTCGGCCCCTCAAACATCGACAGGAGAGACGGACAAGACTGGAGCATCTCCTAGTATAGAGGAGTATCTGCCAGTCCAGTCATGCAGAAAGGAAACAGCCTCTCTGTCATGGGGCCAATCCAACCTTGGTGCCCAAGCCTCAGCTACTGCCATGCTTTTTGAAGACATCCCTGAGAAGCAGACAACAGAGAAGGAAAAAGATGAGCCAGTGAAAGACAAGTTGGATTCATCTGATAGTGAGCGAGGAGACTCTCCCTCTGGTCGCTACTCACCAGCGGAGAAAGACATGTTACCCCGTCAAGTTTCGCCTAAGGAAAAGGAAAATCAGGCTACTGATGCCCCCCTGGCCGCGTACTCAGGACATCTCATAGACGATAATGTTCTTGCATCTGAGTACACTCAAATTGGCAGCTCTATCACCAGTAAATCTACAATGGGCTATTCTGAGAGAGAAGACACCCCGGACAGTGTGTATAAGAGGCTACTGGTGGTGGGAGaggattatgatgatgatgatgatgatgatgtcgatgatgaagatgatgaagatGAGGACGGTGAAGATgcggaggaagaagaagaagaagccagTGATCTAGATGTGGAGAAGGGTGCAAGAGAGCAGTCTGAAAAAGACATCTGTAAAACGACATCGGATGATACCACACCTTCGAAACTTCTTGTTACAGAAGAAGAGGACAAGAAGGCCCTCTCACCCGAACCAAACCTCCTCAAAAAGGAGGAACCTACCCATTCAATGACCACAATCTTCCCTCCACTGGTAGATACTGCAGATTCCCTTTTGAAGAATGTAGTTGGGGCCTCGCCACTCCAGTCTGGCAGTTCCACTGCAATAGAACCAACAGGATCTGGAGGATATCCTTCTGAATCCTCAGAGTTTTCTGAGGACAGCCAGCTGGGGTTAAAGGAGGAGAGGTTTGACAGTCCTGACCTATCTCTACCCACCAAGTCTAGTGAAGATAAACATTACAATCAGGGAGACAATGAAGCTGAGAGGCAGAGAAGCCCAGATACCGCTAGTCGAAAACCAGAGGAAGCTCCTTCGTCTTACCTCCCATCTGCCTCAGCTTCTCTATCAACAAGCCACCAGTTTCGAGAGGAGGTAGAGAGTCCCGTTACAGTGTCTAGTGCCCCCTACAGGACGGATTCTGAGGTTGCTTCCTTTGAGTATTCTTCATTCAAAGATGAAGACTCTTCAGTCAAGCACTCAATCCTCTCAACCTCAAGGGTAATACTAAAAGAGGAGTACCTAGAAGCCTCTGAAAAGCTTACCTcaacaactacaactacattCAGTCTGACACAAGTCTCTCCAGTCTTACCTACTCCAGCCATAGACACTATTCAACAAGACACATCATCAAGCCATAAAATGGACAAGGGTCAGACCTCTGATACCTTTCATAAACTTGAGGGCATTGTTGAAACCAAAACCATGTCTGCTGGGGCTTCAGAACCATTAAGTTCCCAGCTGTCCAAACCCGCTGAAACCATATCCACTTCAAGGGCTCTCTTTGATGTTTCCCCATTGCAAAGAGCTGACTCTCCTGACAGAGAGTCCCAGGGCTCATTGGACAGCAAAGAGTCCTACACTCTTCCATGCCGCATTGAATGCCAGAAATCTTCAGTGACAGAGCAAAAAGAAGGTATGCTGTCCATAACTGAGACACACATGGTCACCATCGTCTCCAGTACAACCACAACAGTGACCCAATCTGATGTGGTGACAAAACCACAAGAGTCAACTGAAGCCTCTTCCAATGGGCCTACTGAGGTTCGCACAAGTGCCCAAGAAGTCTTCAGTGAAGCAAGCAAAGCCTCTTGTGCCACAATGTCAGATCTACCTAAATCTGATCTGCTTAAATCTGATCAGaaaaaggaggaagaagaagaagagacaaagaaagagaaagatcAGATGGAAATGAAagtggaggagaagaaagagagcaaAGTAGAGACCCTAAAGGAGGACAAGGAAATGCCAGAGCAAAAGGATAAGGAGAAGAaagagatggctggagagaaggAAAAGGTAGAGGAAAAGCAATTGGAGGAGAAAGacgggaaggaggaggagaagaaagaccAGGCTGATGAGGAGAGtgaaaaggagaaggagaggaaggagggagagaaagagaaagtagaGGATAAAAAAGCAGAGAAACCGGAAGAGAAGATGTCCGAAAGGAGAAGGAGTAGCTTATCTGACTGGGAACTCCTACAAGGGCCGGGCGCATGCCCAAGCGCCCCTCCAGGCTATGAAGAtgacagggaagaggaggaggaagtgtaCGAAAcggaagaagcagaagaagcagaGGAAGAATATGGCGAAGAAGAATGCGTAGCTCCAGGCCAGCCCACCCCTCTGTCCACAGCAGAACATGCCCACCATACAAAGGCATCTGCCAAAACAGATGGAGTATCCAGTCGTCCCACTGACCTGCATATGGAGGCTACCTCCTCGTCCCCCCCTAGTTACTCCTCATGTGAATACAAACACCGCAAAGGAGAAATCTCCCCATCCTTCATCAACCCCAGTCCACACACCCTCTCCAGTGATGATGGCGAAGAGGACAAAGGGAGCGACCACTCTCTTGAGGGGGATGAAGACGACCGCGAGCAACACTCGGTCAAGAGGAGGTCTCACAAGCAGAAGCGACATCTCACTCAATGTGGAGCTACTGGAGCAGGGGAGGGGTCGCAACCCGTTTCCATGCCTCCTGGTGGCATGGCAACTGGACTCGGGGTGGTGCTAGCTGGAGAGGAGACGCCCCCCACATCAGTGAGCGACTCATTAGCTTCGCAGTCTGACTCAGACGTACCTCCAGAGACCGAGGAGTGCCCGTCGATTACAGCAGAGGGAAACCTGGACTCAGACGAAGATGCAGAACACCTGCCGGTGGACAAACTATCTGCATCTGCCACCGGAGGGGGCCATCAACCCCCCTCGCCCAGATCAGCTGCGAAGGCCCACGACCCCATACCTGCCCCTATGAAGGACCCCCTCCCTCACCCGCCACACCCTGACGTGTGCATGGTGGACCCAGAGGCCCTCTCTAACGACCAGAGCAGCACGGAGAAACTTCTCAAGAAGGATCACAAGACAACCAAGAGCCTGCGGAAGGGCCTGGGCAAACCTAAGTCTGCGTCCCCAGCCCGGAAGGGGAAGAGGTCCACCACCCCTGTGAAGCAGACCTCCAAGGACTCCTCGCCTCGATCGGCCTCTCTGAGAAGGAGGGACACGGAAAGGAGCTCCAGGCTGACGCAGAAGTCCGAGGGCCTGGGATCCAAGGGGGACCTACACGCTCCAGGGAAAGGCCTGGTGAACGGCGTCAAGAGCAATTTGGGTAAAAAATAAAGAAGGTTGATATGACTCCATATTCAGTAGTAGAGGAAACTTGATAAACATCAAAGATGATAACAATGCAATAGGTTATAACCTTGAAGGGGAAAGGAAACACTTTAGGAAGTAAATCAGTTACAGCTAGCTGCTGTTCTAAATCCTAGTGTTTCTATTCCGCTTTAAATTTCAAAAATCATCCCCCAAAGGCTTGATgacacacacttccccattctAATTTACTCTTGATTTACATAGACATAGAAGTCTGAATCTCCACCCTCCCCCCATTCAAACATGGGAAAAGTCATTAGACATTCTAAAGTCATTAGTCATTCTAAAGTCATTAGACGTTCAAAAGTCATTAGACGTTCAAAAGTCATTAGACATTCTAAAGTCTAAAGTCATTAGCCATTCTAAAGTCATTAGTCATTCTAAAGTCATTAGTCATTCTAAAGTCATTAGACATTCTAAAGTCATTAGTCATCCTAAAGTCATTAGTCATTCTAAAATCATTAGACATTCTAAAGTCATTAGACGTTCAAATGTCATTAGTCATTCTAAAGTCATTAGTCATTCTAAAGTCATTCGACATTCTAAAGTCATTTGACATTCTAAAGTCATTAGACATTCTAAAGTCATTAAATGTTCAAAAGTCATTAGACGTTCAATAGTCATTAGATATTCTAAAGTCATTAGTCATTCTAAAGTCTAAAGTCATTCTAAAGTCTAAAGTCATTAGCCATTCTAAAGTCTAAAGTCATTAGTCATTCTAAAGTCATTAGTCATTCTAAAGTCATTAGCCATTCTAAAGTCATTAGTCATTCTAAAGTCATTAGACATTCTAAAGTCATTAGACATTCTAAAGTCATTAGACATTCTAAAGTCATTAGATATTCTAAAGTCTAAAGTCATTAGTCATTCTAAAGTCATTAGATATTCTAAAGTCTAAAGTCATTAGTCATTCTAAAGGCATTAGACATTCTAAAGTCATTAGTCATTCTAAAGGCATAAGTCATTCTAAAGTCATTAGACGTTCAATAGTCATTAGACATTCTAAAGAAGTCTAAAGTCATTAGTCATTCTAAAGTCTAAAGTCATTAGTCATTCTAAAGTCTAAAGTCATTAGTCATTCTAAATTCATTAGACATTCTAAAGTCTAAAGTCATTAGACATTCTAAAGTCTAAAGTCATTAGTCATTCCAAAGTCTAAAGTCATTAGTCATTCTAAAGTCATTAGACATTCTAAAGTCATTAGACGTTCAAAAGTCTTTAGACATTCTAAAGGCATAAGTCATTCTAAAATCTAAAGTCATTAGCCATTCTAAAGTCTTTAGTCATTCTAAAGTCATTAGACATTCTAAAGTCATTAGACATTCTAAAGTCATTAGATATTCTAAAGTCTAAAGTCATTAGTCATTCTAAAGTCATTAGATATTCTAAAGTCTAAAGTCATTAGTCATTCTAAAGTCTAAAGTAATTCTAAAGTCATTAGTCATTCTAAAGTCTAAAGTCATTAGTCATTCTAAAGTCTAAAGTAATTCTAAAGTCATTAGTCATTCTAAAGGCATTAGACTTTCTAAAGTCATTAATCCTTCTAAAGGCATTAGACATTCTAAAGTCATTAGTCATTCTAAAGTCATTAGACATTCTAAAGTCATTAGACATTCTAAAGTCATTAGTCATTCTAAAGTCATTAGATATTCTAAAGTCTAAAGTCATTAGTCATTCCAAAGTCTAAAGTCATTCTAAAGTCATTAGTCATTCTAAAGGCATTAGACATTCTAAAGTCATTAATCCTTCTAAAGGCATTAGACATTCTAAAGTCATTAGTCATTCTAAAGTCATTAGACATTCTAAAGTCATTAGTCATTCTAAAGTCATTAGACATTCTAAAGTCATTAGACATTCTAAAGTCTAAAGTCGTTAGCCATTCTAAAGTCATTAGCCATTCTAAAGTCTTTAGTCATTCTAAAGTCATTAGACATTCTAAAGTCATTAGACATTCTAAAGTCATTAGACGTTCAATAGTCATTAGAcattctaatataatataatataataataataataatataataatataataatatatgccatttagcagacgcttttatccaaagcgacttacagtcatgtgtgcatacattctacgtatgggtggtcccggggatcgaacccactaccctggcgttacaagcgccatgctctaccaactgagctacagaaggaagtcATTAGTCATTCTAAAGTCATTCGACATTCTAAAGTCATTCGACATTCTAAAGTCATTCGACATTCTAAAGTCATTCGACATTCTAAAGTCATTAGACATTCTAAAGTCATTAAATGTTCTAAAGTCATTAGACGTTCAATAGTCATTAGACATTCTAAAGTCATTAGATATTCTAAAGTCTAAAGTCATTCTAAAGTCTAAAGTCATTCTAAAGTCTAAAGTCATTAGCCATTCTAAAGTCTAAAGTCATTAGCCATTCTAAAGTCTAAAGTCATTAGCCATTCTAAAGTCATTAGCCATTCTAAAGTCATTAGCCATTCTAAAGTCATTAGACATTCTAAAGTCATTAGACATTCTAAAGTCATTAGACATTCTAAAGTCATTAGATATTCTAAAGTCTAAAGTCATTAGTCATTCTAAAGTCTAAAGTCATTAGTCATTCTAAAGTCATTAGATATTCTAAAGTCTAAAGTCATTAGTCATTCTAAAGTCATTAGATATTCTAAAGTCTAAAGTCATTAGTCATTCTAAAGTCTAAAGTCATTCTAAAGTCATTAGTCATTCTAAAGGCATTAGACATTCTAAAGTCATTAATCCTTCTAAAGGCATTAGACATTCTAAAGTCATTAGTCATTCTAAAGGCATAAGTCATTCTAAAGTCATTAGACGTTCAATAGTCATTAGACATTCTAAAGAAGTCTAAAGTCATTAGTCATTCTAAAGTCTAAAGTCATTAGTCATTCTAAAGTCTAAAGTCATTCTAAATTCATTAGACATTCTAAAGTCTAAAGTCATTAGTCATTCTAAAGT is a genomic window containing:
- the LOC124037516 gene encoding microtubule-associated protein 1B-like isoform X2, producing the protein MEIPARGPLTAVLEEESISRLGSENRIQDLGEKRCRGPPFSQGNYYMLIVIGEIATDHQLQRARDHLERGIRSWDVSLKSCDLDHQLQLFVTRHSAQFSAEVRGQRTLRHKSDVLETVVLVNPSEDTVALEIQSLVTDSAGHKLLVLSGQNSDHGDLLLQSGVFTYQSFSQVFADPGVSDLLGEAAPEQRATLTVSCRAEVGWSSLGQQQHLREFLEYRLNPEPVLPKMEGVTEFTEYISETVDVPSPFDLLEPPTSGGFLKLSRPCCYVFPGGRGDSALFAVNGFNILVDGGSERKSCFWKLVRHLDRIDSILLTHIGADNLPGINGLLQRKIAEQEEEQSQGSASYSDWMKNLISPELGVIFFNVPEKLRMPESNLKVKRSIEEASLTLQYLNKLGIKPEPLCRLVSNPVEPLTLFHKMGVGKLDMYVLNPVKDSKEMQFFMQKWAGNSKAKTGIVLPNGKEGEISVPYLTSVTALVVWLPANPAEKIVRVLFPGNAPQNKILEGLEKLKHLDFLRYPVATQKDIASGAPPAVVKQTKLKQRTDSKESLKSSPKTTKSPKKEADDEVSVTTEAKSDSVKEGRKLVENEKPTKILKSKTDGPENKQLLKEKSLKKHSKERASKMDEKKDKEKKEIKHVKKDDAAKKEDKKKDPKVDKKKDTSKPEVRKMTKPDLKPLTPEVRKTLHRAKASSKPKTDKSKVKTAKAEPAEPKSEELSADTIQPEPLQNGAGEGMSASSTPEDLTKPPESAVETPAEESMTESPTQEEEKEQETVSQTPTGTKSPEKGAATAMGFETESQRKEDKLAQEHKEEFQAQDVDIYEDEGAAIEDDEVEEKEGLIAERKMVEEEEDMGIGEEEEEGEDNRLDRKHEVEEMEKAEKPTAMAKEESRRPSFQEEEEEDEDVVEKAELEEVEDLDVIADEEVKDKPEAGEKETSAKNWESKAVEQTAGAKEEDEEDEEGYISNVGGATADIVSTLQGAAAAEPISFIQDETIPGYSETEQTISDEEIHEEAEDRIPHLQYEVGTYDISVPDQTGSLDTIHRMKEMQAAAMADVTTKGFMSGQEQVSVFTNIMSAPLAEEELVSSATSITEYDKLSSFPTSIAEDQLVTPVTTPQTEETGKSSLVNDTVNIVPMAIPTEATHGKEHFHSAGTISPTSSLEDDKCLKSPPSEECLPVVSDVKTEDKVIKAHDEEEEEEDQTPNIDISLEKLQESFASPQMFQDRERDVEKLPASESRVSKPVQDLKLDQPPVDEEVELFKSKEDISTAVPTKPLSPPPSFSKPFRSDSVTSEGEERCFSPDDSTVKMASPTQSGPPSATHSPLHQSPVEEKTKGFPGLEHQTQEDIHDSATRTDDEDAKKDPEYNKENLDAAIQKESQRESDAPPSGEKSFEQDLAVTKVEEKDGLSASTDEIQQETTPLPSESVTRKDGLSASTDEIQQETTPLPSESVTRKDGLSASTDEIQQETTPLPSESVTRKDGLSASTDEIQQETTPLPSESVTRKDGLSASTDEIQQETAPLPSESVTRKDEVSLLGKESLREDISSGEAILGHSDEEDDDDHQEKESKACSKAKFPKEKESSFLDDDDGEDDDDDDDDDTSDVKPIKQDMKEKETEKVGTTEAEPIKEDTDLKVKEKCDIHEFEPIKEDKKVTEKVGATEAEPIKEDKKVTEKVCATEAEPIKEDKKVTEKVGATEAEPIKEDKKVTEKVGTTEAEPIKEDKKVTEKVGTTEAEPIKKVTEKVGATEAEPIKEDKKVTEKVGTTEAEPIKEDKKVTEKVGTTEAEPIKEDKKVTEKVGTTEAEPIKEDKKVTEKVGATEAEPIKEDKDTCGAELIKEKCEPLKEEKQKEIETILTSKDELSSCISTSKVEPASDSTTTQQIVQEKDTLVAEAMKDETKEKDTFDTEPIREDKIEKERDTLVSEPTKEEHREKQKGDTCMAESTQGENKENYNLFEIEVSQEENMEKEKDDTHVAGVSKEPKMENEQEKEDTSDFEDVKDEKDRDECYEAEPIKGEESEEDRDERYEAEPIREESEEDRDERYEAEPIREESEKDRDERYEAEPIREESEEDRDERYEAEPIREESEKDRDERYEAEPIKGEESEEDRDERYEAEPIREESEEDRDERYEAEPIREERAKENETADKVKDEKSKEETEKYDSHEIEPAKEEEEEMQEKDLREALQRTTQTRTVEKLEVTSATKLESTFQVQYSDGDEEEEEEDESICMTGAGSRPLSVEPRQSEHDIMSQHLHSTQPSENVLSDQTKDRHSEQTTGLVSSLPKREASPDKDIKEQHKEGQHRLSPELEKDTRTTETTSGPHLSQEPTIGFPTMKEDPVSAISTTKKEPVSDSITTDSQAISSTLSSTDSQAISSTLSSADSQAVSSTLSSTESQAVSSTLSSTESQAVSSTLSSTESQAVSSTLSSTDSQAVSSTLSSTDSQAVSSTLSSTDSQAVSSTLSSTDSQAVSSTLSSTDSQAVSSTLSSTDSQAVSSTLSSTDSQAVSSTLSSTESQAVSSTLSSTDSQAVSSTLSSTDSQAVSSTLSSTDSQAVSSTLSSTDSQAVSSTLSSTESQAVSSTLSSTESQAVSSTLSSTESQAVSSTLSSTESQAVSSTLSSTDSQAVSSTLSSTNSQAVSSTLSSTDSQDGVEESPQHETLLPSITTSKEASNTDEKAKHVSQKGEEKPGKEAERELETEREVASPGHTKPCSYFLLDKDSAKFPEEVGQIDATKADSASENVEGFDKMRTEKEAIGVGLQEENQGFGMSKYEPYEKPISKEEASDNKEDSEVSREFDQSAHIGVDDNRRTRQADAGAAEFDSEDEEKEEPLSFSSVDYTPPHFTESERSPSCSPSAFPEHNDKEKGQEEESDRKEGHATPHVENSFAYSETQDNKTTPAEPCSLPFNLKEDKPEKVEKDEMKDDAWSAPQTSTGETDKTGASPSIEEYLPVQSCRKETASLSWGQSNLGAQASATAMLFEDIPEKQTTEKEKDEPVKDKLDSSDSERGDSPSGRYSPAEKDMLPRQVSPKEKENQATDAPLAAYSGHLIDDNVLASEYTQIGSSITSKSTMGYSEREDTPDSVYKRLLVVGEDYDDDDDDDVDDEDDEDEDGEDAEEEEEEASDLDVEKGAREQSEKDICKTTSDDTTPSKLLVTEEEDKKALSPEPNLLKKEEPTHSMTTIFPPLVDTADSLLKNVVGASPLQSGSSTAIEPTGSGGYPSESSEFSEDSQLGLKEERFDSPDLSLPTKSSEDKHYNQGDNEAERQRSPDTASRKPEEAPSSYLPSASASLSTSHQFREEVESPVTVSSAPYRTDSEVASFEYSSFKDEDSSVKHSILSTSRVILKEEYLEASEKLTSTTTTTFSLTQVSPVLPTPAIDTIQQDTSSSHKMDKGQTSDTFHKLEGIVETKTMSAGASEPLSSQLSKPAETISTSRALFDVSPLQRADSPDRESQGSLDSKESYTLPCRIECQKSSVTEQKEGMLSITETHMVTIVSSTTTTVTQSDVVTKPQESTEASSNGPTEVRTSAQEVFSEASKASCATMSDLPKSDLLKSDQKKEEEEEETKKEKDQMEMKVEEKKESKVETLKEDKEMPEQKDKEKKEMAGEKEKVEEKQLEEKDGKEEEKKDQADEESEKEKERKEGEKEKVEDKKAEKPEEKMSERRRSSLSDWELLQGPGACPSAPPGYEDDREEEEEVYETEEAEEAEEEYGEEECVAPGQPTPLSTAEHAHHTKASAKTDGVSSRPTDLHMEATSSSPPSYSSCEYKHRKGEISPSFINPSPHTLSSDDGEEDKGSDHSLEGDEDDREQHSVKRRSHKQKRHLTQCGATGAGEGSQPVSMPPGGMATGLGVVLAGEETPPTSVSDSLASQSDSDVPPETEECPSITAEGNLDSDEDAEHLPVDKLSASATGGGHQPPSPRSAAKAHDPIPAPMKDPLPHPPHPDVCMVDPEALSNDQSSTEKLLKKDHKTTKSLRKGLGKPKSASPARKGKRSTTPVKQTSKDSSPRSASLRRRDTERSSRLTQKSEGLGSKGDLHAPGKGLVNGVKSNLGTNSQKSSSAVPPGPPIYVDLAYVPNHCSAKNVDQEFFKRVRAAYYVVSGNDPAGGEPSRGVLDALLEGKATWGSNLQVTLIPTHDTEVTRDWYQQTHEKQQDLNIMVLASSSTVVMQDESFPACKIEF